The DNA region CACCTGTCACTGTCAGTCTGTCATTGCCTCAAGtacaaaaatcataatttaagTGTAAAGAAAATGACTTCAAACTTCCTTAATCCAATATTTGAACATGAACAATCaacttaaaatatttgattacaACACTAAGGATTTGTTAATTTTAGAGCTCAAAAATTTAggataaacaaaaacaaaaaaatagaaaagagtaTAGAATGTTTTTACCAGTAGAAAGCTTTTGATAATATCGTCTGTATAGAATTCAGGCTCCAATTTTTGGAGAGAAAGTAGAGTTTTGATGATTGGTGTTGCCTTCTTCCTGTTCTTCACCTGAATACTTGGTTCGGAAGAATAGATTTCCTTCTGTTGAAATTCATCTAATAAGCCACTCGAGAATTTGATCCTCTCCTTCTGTAGTAACACCATCTTTTTCTGAATCCCTTTGTAATCAAACCACCTCAACACTGGGAAGAAGTCACAAACATTGAAGAACGGTATATCTGGGAAGAAAAGCTTTCTGAGTTCTTTAATGATTTCCTTCCCCTTGGTCCCCCCTGCATCTTCTTCATTCACAAGCCTTTCACCACTCACAAGTCTCATTATAGTATTGTAAGCAAAAATAGACACCCAATTTTTCACATCCACTACTGAGCTTCCGCTCTTGGAGACTCTGAACAACGAGCAGATAAGAATTCGAACCTCTTCTTCTCGGATGATGGAAGAACTTTGCAGGTTAATTGTGGAAAATAGTTCAATAGCAGCAAAACGGCGCAGAAGCCTCCAAACCTGGCCATATGGTGCCCACACGATACTAGAATAGTTGAAGCTGAACATGTCTCCAGCCATGATCTGAGGCCGGCTTGCAAATACAATATCGTTCTTGGTGAGGCATTCTTCAACTCCAGAAGGTGAAGATATGACAAGAAAGGACTGGCATCCAAACCGGAGATAAAGAACTGGACCATACTTTGCTGATAGTGAGGTAAGTGTTTGATTGATTGAGTTTTTGAAAAGATGAAAGTGGCCAACAATTGGTAACGCAAGTGGACTTGGtggtaaatttttctttttatgggAAAATAATTTTGACAATATGATGAGGAAAAAAGACAGTAAAATTGCAGTATAATAGTAGTATTGCTCCTCCATGTTAATAACCCTGAGAGAATCTTTGAGCTAAGAACAGAGAAAACCAAAGAAGAAGAGAGTAATCAGGTCAATTTTTAAAAGCCACCATCTTGTATTTTTCCTACTGAGGAGGGCCCTCAATACTCCACATGTGACATGACAAGTATTCAACTCTGAAGATTATGATCAGCAAACCTATGGCTAACTCTTTTCTCTATTGACTAATGGTGCAGAGACTTTATGGAAATttattaaacaaagaaaacGTTTCTAAACACGTGTTTATCATTTCACGTTCCATAAATTATACTTTCCCAGTCTAGATGGTAGGAATCTAGTGCTAATGAAAGTATGAAATTGTCAGTGTTTCCTGGAGACAAGCGTCTTCCAACTTCAAACAAACCTAAGTTAAACACATGTGCCCACAAAGTTGAACCCCACCCCTATCTTTAACCCTCCATATTCACTCCCAAAAAGCTATCCGGTTTGAACTCTTCAGACTCCTCTCTAAGCTTATATGGTGCCCCTGAATGAGTTCAATAAAGTGTGAGAGACTCCTATCACCCTGACAGTTTTGTATTCCCTCAGTGAACATTTTCTCATAGACTACTCAATTCAGAAAATCCTTGTGCAGTGCatgaaaaattacaactttcatTCTCTCAAAGAACAGAAATAatatatgaatgaaaaaggaaaacttTCATTCTCTCAAACATAAACAATATATCTACTATAGAACACAACTGATTGATTAATCACATAGTTTTCATTTAGAGTCAAAGTGCCTAAAATGTTCTTAACCAAACTAGATTGTTAATCCTCAAACAGGGCATACCTTTCACATACTCAGTACCGTGGTCCTTCTATTTATCAACaaattgattgattttgaaaaaaaaaaaagaaattcaagaattgAGCTTTTCAACCTTCATCTTTACCCACCAGAAAACAATGGTGTATGATAAAGCTACAAGTATCCAGTACGCTACTAATTCAAGAAAAACCTACCACCTTGTTCTTTTTTTCGCacagacattttatcaaacatgtgTACTGCATATTACGAATCTTCAATCACTAAACAATAAACCaacagaaaaaggaaaaattgatGGATACGTAGCTGAAACTGGAGTTGTCCGTAGTTGATGGATTCGTCGTTCCCAAACGCGCCGGCCTAAGGGTGTGAAGTGCAAAATTAGGAAAAGTGAGAGGCTAAAGTGAAAAAAGAAAGTGATTTGATTGAGGATGAAGGAAAGACTGTAAATCCCAGAAATGGAAATCATTAAACCCACAAACTCATATTCCCTATGCTGTTGTGTGTATACGGCGCATCTGTAATCTGCTTGATAAGCCAATCTGCAGTAAGTACAGAATCTCACAGTTTCTTCTACAAATACTCTGTATTTCAGAGTATAAAATAGTCCTTCAAAGTGTTTTTCCACTACCAAGTACCAATCACTCAAAATCATCCATCAAATATGTAAACTTTACTCAATTTAGTACACTAAAGCAACCTCAGTTTAAGAGCAGTctcaattgaaaatttttgcaTGTGTGATTAGAAAATAAACGATGATAGAGTGGAAATTTAAAGTGATTATTATATATCATTGGTTTCTaaacaaaataccaaaaaaaaaaaaaatgataatgaatGATGTTGGTAATTATTTAGTGTGATAGATTAAtgtttatttatgaaaatttttaaatttacatgctacaaaaattataattaatttttttaaagattaaggATTTAAGGGTTTCAAGGCTACAAAATTTCtccaaagaaaagaaaattttaaaaataaaatatcccTATTTCTTAGGTTTTGTTTTATAGTAATTCAAGTTTTTAGTGTCATGATTTCAGCCCAGTTTTATTATCTCTTTTTACTTGATGGTTCCTAATTCTTTCATGCTTCTATCATGTCAACAAATCAATGACAAAAATGCAATCTTTAGGGTGGATCCACACACGAGATAAAATGATTTTGAGATAAAGTTGTAATcccattttaaattttaattcaaaatgaTTATATATCAAACTTTAGAAAGCTAGTTATTGTTATTAGAATATCTaggattttgatttttatt from Ipomoea triloba cultivar NCNSP0323 chromosome 6, ASM357664v1 includes:
- the LOC116022762 gene encoding cytochrome P450 81C13-like, giving the protein MEEQYYYYTAILLSFFLIILSKLFSHKKKNLPPSPLALPIVGHFHLFKNSINQTLTSLSAKYGPVLYLRFGCQSFLVISSPSGVEECLTKNDIVFASRPQIMAGDMFSFNYSSIVWAPYGQVWRLLRRFAAIELFSTINLQSSSIIREEEVRILICSLFRVSKSGSSVVDVKNWVSIFAYNTIMRLVSGERLVNEEDAGGTKGKEIIKELRKLFFPDIPFFNVCDFFPVLRWFDYKGIQKKMVLLQKERIKFSSGLLDEFQQKEIYSSEPSIQVKNRKKATPIIKTLLSLQKLEPEFYTDDIIKSFLLVMFIAGTETSFATIVCALTHLLAHPEVMHKLRSEIDSKVGHRRLVNESDLPTLPYLHCVVNETLRLNTPVPFLLPHWSSEDCVVGGYDIPKNTTLMINVSALHQDPKEWEEPEKFKPERFETMEGEKDGFGYKFVPFGLGRRACPGNNMGLRAISLALGAIIQVFDWENVGKDKMDAGSLEAVCSPRQDCIPLLSQL